A genomic region of Thermodesulfobium narugense DSM 14796 contains the following coding sequences:
- the cheB gene encoding chemotaxis-specific protein-glutamate methyltransferase CheB produces MKIKLFIVEDSLVIRSILKRMFQDESDIEVVGEASKVKDAIEGINSLRPDVVTLDVILPDGSGLDVLKKFANSGIPFIMLSSSTTEGAQVTVDALNYGAFDYVPKINPPLGVINVRDDLLRKIRAAYLAKGKIRVKPCPECLPLKKPVVKLEKRVANKAVAIIASTGAPPQIRKVVSELDSNFDASLIIIQHMPVGFTKVFAESLNTICPFPVSEAEEGQSLFANTGVVAKGGFHLRIKSDKSIYLDDKTEAYFGLRPAGDMTLETLAPVFREKLLVVVMTGMGSDGTNGAKIVKSFGGKVYAEDESSCVVFGMPGSIIRANLHDRIVSLSDMPNAIMEFVEN; encoded by the coding sequence TTGAAAATAAAACTATTTATTGTAGAAGATTCTCTAGTTATTAGGTCAATTCTAAAGAGAATGTTTCAAGATGAAAGCGACATAGAGGTTGTAGGAGAGGCCAGCAAAGTTAAAGATGCAATTGAAGGAATAAATTCTCTAAGGCCCGATGTAGTTACCCTTGACGTTATCTTGCCAGATGGTTCTGGACTTGACGTTCTAAAAAAATTTGCTAATAGTGGAATTCCGTTTATTATGCTTAGCTCATCTACTACTGAAGGCGCTCAGGTTACTGTGGATGCGCTTAACTACGGTGCGTTCGATTACGTGCCGAAGATTAATCCACCACTGGGAGTAATAAACGTTAGGGACGATCTCTTAAGAAAGATTAGGGCAGCATATCTAGCAAAGGGAAAAATAAGAGTAAAACCATGTCCAGAATGTTTACCTCTTAAAAAACCAGTTGTTAAATTAGAAAAAAGAGTTGCAAACAAAGCAGTTGCAATAATTGCTTCTACTGGTGCGCCGCCCCAGATTAGAAAGGTTGTTTCTGAATTAGATTCTAATTTTGATGCCTCTCTAATAATTATTCAGCATATGCCCGTTGGTTTTACAAAAGTTTTTGCAGAAAGTCTTAATACAATTTGTCCCTTTCCTGTGAGTGAAGCTGAAGAAGGGCAATCTCTTTTTGCAAATACTGGAGTTGTAGCAAAAGGTGGCTTTCATTTAAGAATAAAGAGCGATAAATCAATATACCTGGATGATAAAACAGAGGCATATTTTGGTTTAAGGCCTGCAGGAGATATGACCCTTGAGACTCTAGCTCCAGTTTTTAGAGAAAAACTCTTGGTAGTTGTAATGACTGGAATGGGATCTGATGGCACAAACGGTGCAAAGATCGTAAAGAGTTTTGGTGGTAAGGTTTATGCTGAAGACGAATCGTCTTGTGTCGTTTTTGGGATGCCAGGTTCAATTATTCGTGCAAACTTACATGACAGAATAGTATCTCTCTCTGACATGCCTAATGCTATAATGGAATTTGTTGAAAATTAA
- a CDS encoding CheR family methyltransferase — MDDQKEYKEFTEEIFKLTNIPLHLYRENQVRRRVTLWMSFVGLKSFKEYLNYLKSSPKALEEFKKKFTINVSEFFRNPELFDELKKYIPELAKKTDILRVYSAGCSVGAEAYTVAIILNEYFKGTKYHIWGLDIDEEALEKAKLGIYTKDFFKSARTDLIEKYFNKMSQDKYQIKDEIKTHTTFLKGDLILGEPPRLDFDIVLCRNVVIYFDEEAKDKVYANLSKCLKVGGILFVGATERVFDARRFSLEYVSSFIYRKV; from the coding sequence ATGGACGATCAAAAAGAGTATAAAGAGTTTACAGAAGAAATATTTAAATTAACTAATATTCCTTTGCATTTATATAGAGAAAATCAGGTAAGAAGAAGAGTAACTTTATGGATGAGCTTTGTGGGGTTGAAAAGCTTTAAGGAGTATTTGAACTATCTTAAATCATCTCCCAAGGCTCTAGAAGAATTTAAGAAAAAGTTTACCATAAACGTTTCTGAATTTTTTAGGAATCCTGAACTTTTTGACGAGTTAAAAAAATATATACCAGAATTGGCAAAGAAGACTGACATTTTGAGAGTCTATAGTGCTGGTTGTTCTGTTGGAGCAGAGGCTTATACAGTTGCAATCATACTAAATGAGTATTTTAAGGGCACAAAATATCACATTTGGGGCTTAGATATTGATGAAGAGGCTCTTGAAAAGGCAAAACTAGGAATCTATACAAAGGATTTTTTTAAAAGTGCAAGGACTGATTTAATTGAGAAATACTTTAATAAGATGTCACAGGACAAATACCAGATTAAAGATGAAATTAAGACACATACTACTTTTTTAAAAGGGGATCTTATTTTAGGAGAGCCGCCAAGGTTGGATTTTGATATTGTACTTTGTAGAAATGTGGTAATATATTTTGATGAAGAGGCGAAAGATAAAGTTTATGCTAATCTCAGCAAGTGTCTTAAAGTAGGGGGAATTCTTTTTGTGGGAGCCACTGAACGGGTTTTTGATGCAAGAAGATTTTCCCTGGAATATGTCTCGTCATTTATATACAGAAAGGTCTGA
- a CDS encoding chemotaxis protein CheC gives MGYEKLEADHLDALKELGNIGAGNAVTALSTFLNTEINMEVVEAKLATFNEAASIFGSPEKEVAGVYLAISGNLKGHVLYLWPIQSAKAIAGMLMGMNPDELEFDEMTMSAISEIGNIMSGSYITALSSFTGMTFELSPPAVAVDMTGALLDGIISLTAVGDRVLVIQTSMVAYGIRIAGVLVVLFEPDSLLKLLESIGMGV, from the coding sequence ATGGGATACGAAAAGCTTGAGGCTGACCACCTGGATGCTTTAAAGGAATTGGGAAATATTGGTGCTGGGAATGCTGTCACTGCTCTTTCTACCTTCTTAAATACCGAGATAAATATGGAAGTTGTTGAAGCAAAGCTTGCTACCTTTAATGAAGCTGCCAGCATATTTGGTAGTCCGGAAAAGGAAGTGGCAGGAGTATATCTTGCTATTTCTGGGAATTTAAAGGGTCATGTTCTTTATCTTTGGCCGATTCAAAGTGCAAAGGCCATAGCTGGCATGCTTATGGGCATGAACCCTGATGAACTTGAATTCGACGAGATGACTATGTCTGCAATTTCAGAAATTGGCAACATCATGTCTGGCTCATATATAACAGCACTTTCGTCCTTTACTGGAATGACGTTTGAATTAAGTCCACCTGCCGTAGCAGTGGATATGACCGGGGCACTTCTGGATGGAATCATATCTTTGACTGCAGTTGGTGACAGAGTCTTGGTTATACAAACTAGCATGGTTGCCTATGGGATTAGAATTGCTGGCGTCTTGGTTGTATTATTCGAGCCTGATTCTTTATTAAAACTTTTAGAATCGATTGGGATGGGCGTTTGA
- a CDS encoding chemotaxis protein CheD translates to MAEYFCGMGEWAVGQAGDILCARGLGSCIGLVLIDNKKRMAAMAHVMLPSSNGKTDMPTKYADTAVNFLLEQLRKNGSSMDISSKMAGGAKMFNVSESSLLDIGRRNAEALENSLKEAGITLVSKDVGGSFARTVTFDVMKRKFLVKTIGRGEVEI, encoded by the coding sequence ATGGCTGAATACTTTTGTGGAATGGGGGAGTGGGCGGTTGGTCAGGCTGGTGATATCCTTTGTGCAAGAGGCTTAGGTTCTTGTATTGGTCTTGTCTTAATTGATAACAAAAAACGTATGGCAGCCATGGCACATGTTATGCTTCCATCTTCTAATGGAAAAACTGACATGCCCACTAAATATGCTGATACTGCAGTAAACTTTCTTTTAGAACAGTTAAGGAAGAACGGCTCTAGTATGGATATTAGTTCAAAAATGGCAGGTGGTGCAAAGATGTTTAACGTATCGGAATCGTCGCTCCTTGATATAGGGAGGAGAAACGCAGAAGCCTTGGAAAATTCTCTAAAAGAGGCAGGAATTACATTAGTTTCAAAGGATGTAGGAGGAAGCTTTGCCAGGACAGTAACTTTTGACGTTATGAAGAGAAAGTTTTTGGTTAAAACAATAGGGCGAGGTGAGGTAGAGATCTAA
- a CDS encoding flagellar biosynthetic protein FliQ — protein MSQGLALDLSRNAMLVLLLITAPVLLVALFIGLFLGIFQAATQLQDITISFVPKLLAVIVVMFLLGPFTLNVLTSYIIRLYQSIPDIIK, from the coding sequence ATGAGTCAGGGGCTTGCTTTAGATCTTTCAAGAAATGCGATGTTAGTTCTTCTCTTAATAACAGCTCCGGTTTTGCTTGTAGCATTATTTATTGGCCTTTTTTTGGGTATATTTCAGGCCGCAACTCAACTTCAGGATATTACTATATCGTTTGTACCTAAACTTTTAGCCGTTATTGTGGTCATGTTTTTACTGGGCCCATTTACCTTAAACGTTTTGACAAGCTATATAATTCGACTATACCAAAGCATTCCCGATATTATAAAATGA
- the fliR gene encoding flagellar biosynthetic protein FliR, with protein MIDISLFWDMLIRSLMPILRFSGFFAVAPFFSTQVIPARVKILIILIFSLLITMNMKITVPDNPITFVFSSIFEVLIGVFMGFIFYLFLWILEFAGGFFDMQSGMGMAAFYDPQMGSETSVYGNFFTLLGLLIFLIGNFHYILLKIFVESYYVLPVGQFIKSGPSYNLLMSTLIWTMTAGLEMALPVVLILFLIDLSLGIMARTAPQLNVLLLGLPLKILITSVVIIIFLGFAVPFINQCFNYMNNVSMELINALR; from the coding sequence ATGATTGATATATCCCTTTTTTGGGATATGTTAATTAGATCTTTAATGCCAATACTTAGATTCTCTGGCTTTTTTGCTGTTGCTCCGTTTTTCAGTACACAAGTTATACCGGCAAGAGTTAAAATTTTAATAATTTTAATCTTTTCACTGCTTATTACTATGAATATGAAGATAACCGTTCCTGATAATCCCATAACCTTTGTTTTCTCCTCGATATTTGAGGTTTTGATAGGAGTTTTTATGGGATTTATTTTTTATCTTTTTTTGTGGATACTCGAATTTGCAGGTGGCTTTTTTGATATGCAATCAGGAATGGGTATGGCTGCCTTTTATGATCCTCAGATGGGGTCAGAAACATCTGTTTACGGCAATTTCTTTACTCTACTGGGGCTTTTGATATTTTTAATTGGAAATTTTCACTACATACTTCTAAAAATTTTTGTTGAGAGCTATTATGTATTGCCGGTTGGCCAATTCATAAAATCTGGGCCATCTTATAACCTTTTGATGAGCACTTTGATTTGGACTATGACAGCGGGTCTAGAGATGGCCTTGCCAGTCGTTTTAATTTTGTTTCTTATAGATTTGAGCCTGGGTATAATGGCTAGAACTGCTCCACAACTAAATGTCTTATTACTTGGTTTGCCTTTAAAGATCTTAATAACCAGCGTAGTAATAATAATATTTTTGGGATTTGCAGTGCCATTTATAAACCAATGCTTCAATTATATGAACAACGTTTCTATGGAGTTAATCAATGCCCTTCGATGA
- the flhB gene encoding flagellar biosynthesis protein FlhB, translated as MPFDEGDRTEPATDRRRREARKMGQVAKSQELSSILVFFGSYIVLQFFLVIGFNNWFNVWKGFFSFDSLDLNLHYHNFIMAFLLLTIPPVVGALFMALFSNILQVGFVITPQVLIPKFSNLDITKYFKRLLSFRGLVDQVLKPTIKILILAYILTSSLLEAFPEILNLSFIDVHKGFQIVIKIVTSILVKTMVVLFFFALIDYLFQRWQYEKSIRMSKQELKEEFKTTEGDPLIKARIKRLQSEMARRRMMQEVPKADVIITNPTHVAVAIFYDPEKFKAPKVVAKGMGIVAEKIIQIAKENDVPLVRNETLARALFKEVEINFEIPEKFYKAVASILATVYKKKKKVI; from the coding sequence ATGCCCTTCGATGAGGGAGACAGGACTGAACCTGCTACAGATAGAAGAAGGCGGGAAGCTAGAAAAATGGGACAGGTTGCAAAATCTCAGGAGCTGTCCAGCATTTTGGTTTTTTTTGGAAGCTACATTGTTTTACAATTTTTTTTAGTCATAGGCTTTAATAACTGGTTTAACGTATGGAAAGGTTTTTTTTCTTTTGATAGCCTTGATTTAAATTTACACTATCATAATTTTATAATGGCATTTTTGCTTCTCACTATTCCACCAGTAGTAGGAGCTCTCTTTATGGCGCTTTTTTCAAACATTTTACAAGTTGGTTTTGTGATAACTCCACAGGTTTTAATACCAAAATTTTCCAATCTAGACATAACAAAATATTTTAAAAGGCTACTGTCCTTTAGAGGACTTGTAGATCAAGTTTTAAAGCCTACAATCAAGATATTGATTCTTGCATATATTCTAACCTCTTCTTTGTTAGAAGCCTTTCCAGAAATCTTAAATCTTAGCTTCATAGATGTTCATAAGGGTTTTCAAATTGTAATAAAAATTGTTACATCAATTCTCGTAAAGACGATGGTGGTGTTGTTTTTCTTTGCATTAATTGACTATCTCTTTCAAAGATGGCAATATGAAAAGAGTATTAGAATGAGTAAACAAGAACTTAAAGAGGAATTCAAAACAACAGAGGGAGATCCTTTGATAAAGGCGAGAATAAAGAGATTACAAAGTGAAATGGCAAGAAGAAGAATGATGCAAGAGGTGCCAAAAGCTGACGTTATTATAACTAACCCCACTCACGTAGCAGTTGCTATATTCTACGATCCAGAAAAATTTAAGGCTCCAAAGGTGGTAGCCAAAGGAATGGGAATAGTTGCTGAGAAAATTATTCAAATTGCTAAAGAAAATGACGTGCCACTGGTAAGAAATGAAACTCTTGCAAGAGCATTGTTTAAAGAAGTAGAAATTAATTTCGAAATTCCCGAAAAATTTTATAAAGCTGTTGCAAGCATTTTAGCTACCGTATATAAGAAAAAAAAGAAGGTGATTTAA
- a CDS encoding EscU/YscU/HrcU family type III secretion system export apparatus switch protein: protein MALKYDKSKGPPRVVAKGQDELAERIINIARMHNVPEIKDPKLLKDLYKVNVGDDIPVGLYEAVAKIIARIYLLKGKKGTDQ from the coding sequence GTGGCTCTAAAATACGATAAGTCAAAGGGACCTCCTAGAGTTGTGGCCAAGGGACAGGATGAACTTGCTGAAAGAATTATAAATATAGCAAGAATGCATAATGTGCCAGAAATAAAGGATCCAAAACTTCTTAAAGACCTATACAAAGTTAATGTTGGTGACGATATACCAGTAGGACTATATGAAGCAGTGGCAAAAATAATTGCCCGAATATATCTTTTGAAGGGTAAAAAGGGCACTGACCAATGA
- a CDS encoding DUF6115 domain-containing protein: MELLILLFQIVVLGISIFFLYTREIKLRNIYSKLPSENEILELESEMREILFELKESLNNVKRLETNSNIKAEGNKRVNFDADVENNSPKPLDQNGDYYSVIELFYKGMSEIEISRKLNLPKGKVDLILNLEKLKKDFKGGI; this comes from the coding sequence ATGGAGTTATTGATTTTGTTGTTTCAAATAGTTGTTTTGGGTATATCTATTTTCTTTCTTTATACTCGAGAAATAAAGTTAAGAAACATATACTCAAAGCTACCGTCCGAAAACGAGATTTTAGAGTTAGAAAGTGAGATGAGAGAAATACTTTTTGAGTTAAAAGAGTCTCTTAATAACGTGAAAAGACTAGAAACAAACAGTAATATTAAAGCAGAAGGAAATAAGAGAGTTAATTTTGACGCTGATGTTGAGAACAATTCTCCTAAACCACTTGACCAAAACGGTGATTATTACAGTGTAATAGAGCTTTTCTATAAAGGCATGTCAGAAATTGAAATTTCTAGGAAACTTAACCTTCCAAAAGGAAAGGTAGACCTTATTTTGAATTTGGAAAAACTTAAAAAAGACTTTAAAGGGGGCATTTAA
- a CDS encoding chemotaxis protein CheW — translation MEKDTLTSDVYEIQLVVFKLANEFYGIEISSVQEIIKIQDITRVPKAPDFVEGVINLRGKIVPIVDLRKRFELGQTERTKDTRVIVVETSGNIVGFIVDLVTEILRFSSDSLEPPPPIFSGIDAEYIKGVAKVDERLIVLLDINLIFKGEEEEGLKMLEAGK, via the coding sequence TTGGAAAAAGACACTTTAACAAGCGATGTTTATGAGATCCAACTTGTAGTTTTTAAGCTAGCCAACGAGTTTTATGGTATTGAGATTTCGTCAGTTCAAGAAATAATTAAGATTCAAGATATTACAAGGGTACCAAAGGCACCTGATTTTGTAGAAGGGGTTATAAATCTTAGAGGGAAAATTGTACCCATTGTTGATCTTAGGAAAAGATTTGAGCTAGGCCAAACAGAGCGCACTAAAGATACTAGAGTGATAGTTGTGGAGACTTCGGGCAATATAGTAGGGTTTATTGTCGATCTGGTTACAGAGATTCTAAGATTTTCTTCTGACTCTCTTGAACCGCCTCCGCCAATTTTTTCAGGAATTGATGCAGAATACATAAAAGGCGTTGCAAAAGTTGACGAAAGGCTAATTGTCCTATTAGACATCAACTTGATTTTTAAAGGTGAGGAAGAAGAAGGACTAAAGATGCTTGAGGCGGGCAAGTAG
- a CDS encoding chemotaxis protein CheA has translation MDIDVNEYRSVFLEETRELIDQFEKSLLELEKNPNNPSAIQSLFRAAHTIKGSSASLGFDSLAKFTHSLESLMDMVRNSKLALNQNIIDILFKGLDFIQEAVDDIEQGHNGDIDSSDLVDMIEKAKTSPSELSVSASSSKVDKSITRSLEELNDIETGIINEAFIKGLNVFVVKFSLSQGCQMKYPRAYMVLKSLEQLGEIFKTVPSVTDIEQEKFDLDLVYYIVTKSSEDEVKNVVQSIAEVEMVEVMPYESARTEQIQKASQEGIEKDEKGEIKVKADFKKSQTIRISVERLDNLMNLVGELVIDRTRLIKISEDVEEALSGSESVTSLAEVTTHMGRTINLLQDEILRTRMLPVSHIFERFPRLVRDLSHQLNKQIDFIVSGEETELDKSIIDEIGEPLVHLIRNSLDHGIEPPEERKAKGKPEKGKLKLSAKQEEGYVVIQIEDDGRGLNPDKIREKAKKRDIVSPNILDQMDDQALFELLFLPGFSTADKVSEVSGRGVGLDVVKSVVERLNGSVSLSSKLGEYTRFTLKFPLTLAIIQALLVKVGKEVYALPLNVVLETRFLEEEEVKSIQSQQVTLFRGEVLPVLRLADIFDTPGKEDFQDNFLVVVSTSDKNVVLSVSDLIGNSEVVIKPLGYIVNRVKGFFGATILGDGKVALIVDTVSLMSAVKEKNFIKVG, from the coding sequence ATGGATATTGATGTAAACGAATATAGATCGGTATTTTTAGAGGAAACAAGAGAACTTATAGATCAATTTGAAAAGTCTCTTTTGGAATTAGAAAAAAATCCAAATAACCCAAGCGCTATACAGTCTCTTTTCAGAGCTGCTCATACAATAAAGGGATCTTCAGCATCTCTTGGCTTTGACTCTCTTGCTAAGTTTACCCACAGCCTTGAAAGCCTTATGGACATGGTGAGAAATTCAAAACTTGCCTTAAATCAAAATATTATAGATATACTCTTTAAAGGTTTAGATTTCATACAAGAAGCAGTAGATGATATAGAACAGGGGCACAATGGTGACATAGACTCTTCAGATCTTGTAGATATGATAGAAAAAGCTAAGACTTCTCCATCAGAGCTAAGCGTTTCAGCGAGTTCCTCTAAAGTAGATAAAAGTATTACGCGCTCCTTAGAAGAGCTAAATGACATTGAGACCGGCATTATCAACGAAGCTTTTATAAAAGGACTTAATGTCTTTGTCGTAAAGTTTTCTCTTTCTCAAGGATGTCAGATGAAATATCCCAGAGCATATATGGTTTTAAAGTCGCTTGAACAACTAGGAGAGATATTCAAGACTGTGCCATCTGTGACTGATATCGAGCAGGAAAAGTTTGATCTAGATCTCGTTTATTATATAGTTACAAAGTCAAGCGAAGATGAAGTGAAAAACGTCGTACAAAGCATTGCAGAAGTTGAAATGGTAGAAGTAATGCCATATGAATCTGCAAGAACAGAACAAATACAAAAAGCGTCCCAAGAAGGCATTGAAAAGGATGAAAAGGGCGAAATAAAGGTTAAAGCTGATTTCAAAAAGAGTCAGACTATTAGAATTAGTGTAGAAAGACTTGATAATTTAATGAATCTTGTAGGTGAGTTAGTTATTGATAGGACTCGACTTATTAAAATTAGCGAAGACGTAGAAGAGGCTCTCTCTGGTTCGGAGTCGGTAACTTCTCTTGCTGAAGTAACTACACATATGGGTAGGACGATTAATCTTCTTCAAGACGAGATACTGAGGACTAGAATGCTTCCTGTATCACATATATTTGAAAGATTTCCAAGATTGGTGAGAGACCTGTCGCATCAATTAAATAAACAAATAGACTTTATTGTTTCTGGCGAGGAGACAGAACTTGACAAATCTATAATAGACGAAATTGGTGAACCGCTTGTTCATCTTATAAGAAATTCTTTGGACCACGGTATTGAGCCGCCTGAGGAAAGAAAAGCTAAGGGAAAACCAGAAAAGGGCAAACTAAAGCTTTCAGCTAAGCAAGAAGAAGGATATGTTGTAATCCAGATTGAAGATGACGGAAGGGGTTTAAATCCTGACAAGATTAGAGAAAAAGCAAAAAAAAGAGATATAGTATCTCCCAATATATTAGATCAGATGGATGATCAGGCATTGTTTGAACTCCTCTTTCTTCCTGGTTTTTCAACGGCTGACAAAGTATCTGAAGTTTCTGGAAGAGGAGTGGGCCTTGACGTGGTAAAATCTGTAGTTGAAAGGCTAAATGGGTCTGTATCTCTTAGTAGCAAACTTGGTGAGTATACGAGGTTTACGCTAAAATTCCCTCTTACGCTTGCTATTATACAAGCCCTACTCGTTAAAGTTGGCAAAGAAGTTTATGCCCTGCCTCTAAATGTGGTTTTGGAAACAAGATTTTTAGAAGAAGAAGAGGTCAAATCCATACAATCACAGCAAGTAACTCTGTTTAGAGGAGAGGTTTTGCCTGTTTTAAGGCTTGCTGATATATTTGACACTCCAGGCAAAGAAGATTTTCAAGATAATTTTCTTGTTGTCGTTTCCACTTCTGACAAAAATGTTGTTTTGTCTGTAAGCGACCTTATTGGAAATTCAGAAGTTGTTATAAAGCCTTTGGGTTATATAGTAAATAGGGTAAAGGGCTTTTTTGGCGCTACTATATTAGGAGATGGGAAAGTTGCCTTAATTGTAGATACCGTTTCTTTGATGAGCGCTGTTAAAGAGAAAAACTTCATAAAGGTGGGCTAA
- a CDS encoding HDOD domain-containing protein translates to MIDLSQKAQEYMKQILDRVSDIPPLPHIVIEALNVIKDPKSTAVNLANIISQDQALTARVLRLSNAAYFGYARRIKTVTEAIVILGFGVVENILYAAALHAHLSKEVEGYELQKGALWEHSMSVAIGAKTLAKLVKYPKPEEPFTAGILHDIGKTIIGKFVQKEFQTINELVEEGKTFQEAEIAVLGFDHAYLGGKVAEKWNLPTMLIEAISYHHNPMDAKEYLDIVCIVHIADAVALMSGQGIGADGLLYRLEPKAMEVLNIKEEHLESIYTQVVQAFIDHRQLLELD, encoded by the coding sequence ATGATAGATCTTTCTCAAAAAGCACAGGAGTATATGAAGCAAATCTTAGATAGGGTATCAGATATACCTCCTTTGCCCCACATAGTAATAGAAGCCCTAAATGTAATAAAGGATCCAAAGTCAACAGCTGTTAATTTAGCAAACATCATAAGTCAGGATCAGGCGCTCACTGCTAGAGTTTTGAGACTTTCAAATGCTGCTTATTTTGGTTATGCTAGAAGGATCAAAACTGTTACTGAAGCAATTGTGATTTTAGGGTTTGGGGTTGTTGAGAACATTCTTTATGCAGCAGCGCTTCACGCACACCTGTCCAAGGAAGTTGAAGGATATGAGCTTCAAAAGGGAGCACTTTGGGAGCACTCGATGTCAGTCGCAATTGGAGCTAAAACTCTTGCAAAATTAGTGAAGTACCCTAAGCCTGAAGAACCGTTTACTGCTGGCATACTTCACGATATAGGGAAGACCATAATTGGCAAATTTGTTCAAAAAGAGTTCCAGACTATAAATGAACTGGTAGAAGAAGGAAAGACGTTTCAAGAAGCTGAAATTGCTGTTCTTGGTTTTGATCATGCCTATCTTGGTGGAAAGGTTGCAGAAAAATGGAATTTACCTACAATGTTAATTGAGGCTATTTCTTATCATCACAATCCTATGGACGCTAAGGAGTACCTTGATATTGTTTGTATAGTACATATTGCGGATGCGGTTGCTCTAATGAGCGGTCAAGGAATTGGTGCGGATGGTCTTTTATACAGATTAGAACCAAAGGCTATGGAGGTTTTAAATATTAAAGAAGAACATCTTGAAAGCATTTACACACAGGTGGTTCAGGCTTTTATAGATCACAGACAGCTGTTGGAGTTAGACTAA
- the flgB gene encoding flagellar basal body rod protein FlgB, translating to MIINDPVFKILGFGLSGAYKRNEVLAQNIANADTPGYKSYDINFMSELKKALEEDQDNIPLKRTNPLHMSDTPNLNKDFKVVKRNEGTYINGNDVDPERENAMLLDNALYYESLLGSLSKEFTIWMNVVSEGKK from the coding sequence ATGATTATTAACGATCCTGTTTTTAAAATACTGGGATTTGGCCTTTCGGGTGCTTATAAAAGAAACGAAGTTCTCGCTCAAAATATAGCCAATGCTGATACTCCCGGCTACAAGTCCTACGACATTAACTTTATGTCTGAATTAAAGAAAGCCCTTGAAGAAGATCAGGACAACATCCCATTAAAGAGAACAAATCCACTTCACATGTCAGATACTCCTAATCTTAATAAGGATTTTAAAGTAGTGAAAAGAAATGAAGGCACATATATTAATGGCAATGACGTCGATCCAGAAAGAGAAAACGCGATGCTGCTAGACAACGCTCTTTATTATGAATCGCTTTTAGGAAGCCTTTCGAAAGAATTTACAATATGGATGAACGTGGTATCAGAGGGTAAAAAGTAA
- a CDS encoding lytic transglycosylase domain-containing protein yields the protein MKRVVQKQGLDISSLISSSGSFKEDYKVDFKKVLKETESVKNKKDVPNNSPSKFSGLISSSGCVFSSEISPTMSQVENDDKSFDKTQLKEATVSSDWEKELPEIANEYGIKPSLLKAIVLAESNGNPNAVSPDGAVGLGQLMPSTARSLGVENPFDPIENLRGTAKYLSNLLKTFKSVDLALAAYNAGPGSVEKFNGIPPYAETINYIRRVKSLMVSVSV from the coding sequence ATGAAAAGGGTAGTCCAGAAACAGGGACTTGATATTTCAAGTTTGATATCTAGTTCTGGTTCCTTTAAAGAGGACTATAAAGTAGACTTTAAGAAGGTTTTAAAGGAAACTGAAAGCGTAAAAAACAAAAAAGACGTACCTAATAACTCACCTTCAAAATTTAGCGGTTTGATATCGTCTTCAGGCTGTGTGTTCTCATCGGAAATTAGTCCTACTATGTCTCAGGTTGAGAATGATGACAAGAGCTTTGATAAAACTCAATTAAAAGAGGCCACCGTTTCAAGCGATTGGGAAAAAGAGTTACCAGAGATAGCCAATGAATATGGCATAAAGCCAAGTTTATTAAAGGCAATAGTTTTAGCTGAATCCAATGGTAACCCAAATGCAGTATCTCCCGATGGGGCAGTAGGATTGGGGCAACTTATGCCTTCTACTGCAAGAAGCTTAGGGGTAGAAAATCCATTTGATCCCATAGAAAATCTAAGAGGTACGGCTAAATATCTTTCTAACCTTTTAAAGACTTTTAAAAGCGTAGATCTAGCGCTTGCAGCATATAATGCCGGACCTGGTTCTGTTGAAAAGTTTAACGGAATACCTCCTTATGCTGAAACCATAAACTATATTAGGCGCGTTAAGAGTTTGATGGTTTCGGTTTCAGTTTAG